In Vibrio syngnathi, the following proteins share a genomic window:
- the trxC gene encoding thioredoxin TrxC, with protein sequence MSTFNTRCPSCNGVNRVPSERISESPTCGKCKTALLDGAPIEGTSLNFQSILNSSQPVVVDFWATWCNPCVGFAPVFSDVAKERSGDVRFVKIDTEAQQQLAAMYQIRSIPTVMVFKDGKRVDTINGALPKGQFNQWLNQALTK encoded by the coding sequence ATGTCTACATTCAACACACGTTGCCCTTCTTGTAATGGCGTAAACCGAGTTCCTTCAGAGAGAATTTCAGAAAGCCCAACCTGCGGTAAATGCAAAACAGCATTGCTCGATGGCGCTCCTATCGAGGGAACGTCACTTAATTTCCAATCTATCTTGAACAGTTCACAGCCTGTGGTTGTCGATTTCTGGGCGACATGGTGCAACCCATGTGTGGGCTTTGCGCCAGTGTTCAGCGACGTCGCAAAAGAGCGTTCGGGAGATGTTCGATTCGTTAAGATTGATACTGAAGCTCAGCAACAGCTTGCCGCGATGTACCAAATCAGAAGCATTCCAACCGTGATGGTGTTTAAAGATGGTAAACGTGTCGATACGATTAACGGTGCATTACCAAAAGGTCAATTTAATCAATGGCTTAATCAAGCTCTAACCAAGTAA
- a CDS encoding ketoacyl-ACP synthase III, whose protein sequence is MTKFYAEITGWGKCLPPAVLSNDDLSTFIDTSDEWIRTRTGIESRRISHVNTSELATVAAKHAMACAGLTAADIDLVIIATCSPDSLIPNTASKVQQNLGIKSAAAFDLNAACTGFIYGVETATRLIQAGNYRNAIVVGAERLSFFIDWTKRDTAVLFGDGAGAVVLSRTEEQVGLQEAQIGCDAEGRDILAVPKFGTSMDRFAADNGYWDFDFVGKEIFKRAVKGMGAAAHTVLSRTGISTDNIDVVIPHQANIRIIQTLCDMAGIEREKAFVNIQNYGNTSAATVPIALCESLEQGFVKPNSNILVAAFGAGLTWGAGHIKWGSRVEPLGQSDAKLPEVEKSALELLERAILHCKTRPNSESE, encoded by the coding sequence ATGACAAAATTTTACGCCGAGATTACGGGCTGGGGAAAGTGTCTGCCACCAGCCGTGCTGTCCAATGATGATCTAAGTACTTTCATTGATACGTCTGACGAGTGGATTCGAACTCGAACTGGTATAGAAAGCCGTCGTATCAGTCATGTAAATACCTCTGAACTTGCAACTGTTGCCGCGAAACATGCCATGGCGTGTGCCGGCCTAACGGCTGCAGATATCGATCTTGTTATCATCGCAACGTGCAGCCCAGACTCACTTATCCCAAACACGGCATCTAAGGTTCAACAGAACCTAGGCATTAAGAGTGCTGCGGCTTTCGACCTTAACGCAGCGTGTACCGGCTTCATTTACGGTGTTGAAACGGCGACTCGACTGATTCAAGCGGGTAACTATCGTAATGCTATTGTCGTGGGTGCGGAACGTTTGTCATTCTTCATCGACTGGACCAAGCGTGATACCGCGGTTCTGTTCGGTGATGGCGCTGGCGCTGTGGTTCTATCTCGCACCGAAGAACAAGTTGGCTTACAAGAAGCTCAGATCGGTTGTGACGCAGAAGGCCGTGACATTCTAGCGGTACCAAAATTCGGTACTTCTATGGACCGCTTTGCGGCTGATAACGGTTACTGGGACTTTGATTTCGTAGGTAAAGAGATCTTCAAGCGTGCAGTGAAAGGCATGGGCGCTGCGGCACACACAGTATTAAGCCGTACTGGCATCTCAACCGACAATATCGATGTTGTGATTCCGCACCAAGCTAACATCCGAATCATCCAAACTCTGTGTGATATGGCGGGCATTGAACGTGAGAAAGCGTTTGTTAACATCCAAAACTACGGCAACACGTCGGCTGCGACAGTGCCAATCGCACTGTGTGAATCGTTAGAGCAAGGTTTTGTTAAACCTAACTCAAACATTCTTGTGGCGGCATTCGGAGCCGGTTTAACTTGGGGCGCTGGTCATATTAAATGGGGCAGCCGTGTTGAACCGTTAGGTCAATCGGATGCTAAGCTTCCAGAAGTCGAAAAATCAGCTTTAGAGCTTTTAGAAAGAGCCATTTTACACTGTAAAACGCGGCCTAACTCAGAAAGTGAGTAG
- a CDS encoding glycosyltransferase family 4 protein — translation MKKVLAIGYVWPEPNSSAAGSHMMSLLRLFKRQGWSVEFATPAQETEHMIDLSEEVITSQSIQLNCDSFDQYIEELQPDIVMFDRFMMEEQFGWRVEKVCPNAFKLLDTEDLQFLRNARHEAVKKDTELTKAHLYIDLAKREIAAILRCDLSLIISSYEMDLLKSEFNIDPKLLHHLPFMVDLNTLPESTKSFEERKHFMTIGNFRHAPNWDAVLQLQKIWPKIRKQLPESELHIYGSYPPPKATALHNPKTGFHIKGWAKDAQEVMEQARVCVAPLRFGAGIKGKLLDAMKLKTPNVTSEIGSEGMLPQGELQWPGAVADDIDEFVEAAVALYKDEEKWLKAQSQCHSILEAHYEQNQLGDTLIERLTALESDLESHRLDNFFGSMLKHHSMASTKYMSQWIAEKNKTK, via the coding sequence TTGAAGAAAGTTTTAGCAATTGGCTACGTTTGGCCAGAACCGAATTCATCGGCGGCGGGCAGCCATATGATGTCTCTTTTACGCCTGTTCAAGAGACAAGGTTGGTCAGTTGAATTTGCAACGCCAGCTCAAGAAACCGAGCACATGATCGATCTCTCTGAAGAGGTCATCACGAGCCAATCTATACAGTTAAACTGCGACAGCTTTGATCAGTACATCGAAGAGCTGCAACCCGATATCGTGATGTTTGACCGTTTCATGATGGAAGAGCAGTTTGGTTGGCGCGTGGAAAAAGTATGCCCGAATGCATTTAAGTTACTGGATACCGAAGACTTACAGTTCCTACGTAACGCGCGCCATGAAGCAGTTAAGAAAGATACTGAACTGACCAAAGCGCATTTGTACATTGACTTGGCTAAACGTGAAATTGCCGCAATCTTACGCTGTGATCTTTCGTTGATCATTTCAAGTTACGAGATGGATCTGCTTAAATCTGAGTTCAATATCGATCCAAAACTGCTTCATCACTTGCCGTTCATGGTTGATCTTAATACACTTCCTGAAAGCACGAAAAGCTTTGAAGAACGTAAGCATTTCATGACGATAGGTAACTTTAGACACGCACCGAACTGGGATGCTGTGCTTCAGTTACAGAAGATTTGGCCGAAGATTCGCAAGCAGTTACCTGAATCCGAACTTCATATTTACGGATCTTATCCGCCGCCGAAAGCAACGGCTTTGCACAACCCTAAAACCGGTTTCCATATAAAAGGTTGGGCGAAAGACGCTCAAGAAGTGATGGAGCAGGCTCGTGTGTGTGTTGCACCTCTACGATTTGGCGCGGGCATTAAAGGCAAGTTGCTTGATGCGATGAAGCTGAAAACTCCGAACGTGACGAGTGAAATCGGCAGTGAAGGCATGTTACCGCAAGGTGAATTGCAATGGCCGGGCGCGGTTGCTGATGATATCGACGAGTTTGTTGAAGCTGCAGTTGCTCTGTACAAAGATGAAGAGAAGTGGCTTAAGGCACAAAGCCAATGTCATTCAATCCTTGAAGCGCACTATGAGCAAAATCAACTGGGCGACACATTGATTGAGCGATTAACTGCGTTAGAGTCTGATCTTGAATCTCATCGACTGGATAACTTTTTTGGTTCGATGCTTAAGCACCATAGCATGGCGAGCACCAAGTACATGTCACAGTGGATAGCTGAAAAGAACAAGACTAAGTAA
- a CDS encoding YeeE/YedE family protein codes for MSLIPWDAFFGGMLLGASAIILMLGIGRVAGISGIVSRLLPSRNNKRLESGSESSSDTNTEKTEKHWRLAFVVGMVVSGWLLIPTGYQLPQLEEINFAVVIIAGLLVGFGTKMANGCTSGHGIVGMARLSKRSIVATCVFMGVAMATVLVKNLIGLGA; via the coding sequence ATGAGTTTAATACCTTGGGATGCATTTTTTGGTGGCATGCTACTAGGCGCGTCGGCAATTATTCTGATGTTGGGGATCGGGCGAGTTGCGGGGATCAGCGGAATCGTTAGCCGCTTATTGCCGTCTAGAAACAACAAAAGATTAGAATCAGGATCTGAATCCAGCTCGGATACCAACACAGAGAAAACCGAAAAACATTGGCGACTTGCTTTTGTTGTCGGAATGGTCGTGAGCGGCTGGTTATTGATTCCAACAGGCTACCAACTTCCGCAATTAGAAGAGATCAACTTCGCGGTGGTTATCATCGCCGGATTATTGGTGGGCTTCGGTACCAAGATGGCGAATGGCTGTACTAGCGGACATGGCATTGTCGGAATGGCTCGTTTATCTAAACGTTCAATTGTCGCGACCTGTGTATTTATGGGTGTCGCGATGGCAACAGTGCTGGTTAAAAACCTGATTGGCTTGGGGGCATAA
- a CDS encoding YeeE/YedE family protein: protein MKNSSFTIVIGLFAGLLFGAGMIISGMVDPNKVLGFLDITGDWDISLAFVMGGALLVFAPFYHLVIKKRAQAVNGEPLDSSNNPLIDRKLILGSTAFGLGWGIAGFCPGPAVTSLSGGSPTVWLFVLSMLVGMWLAGRANKIG, encoded by the coding sequence ATGAAAAACTCTTCATTTACTATCGTTATCGGCTTGTTCGCAGGTCTTCTTTTCGGCGCTGGCATGATCATTTCAGGTATGGTTGACCCGAACAAAGTACTTGGCTTTTTAGATATTACTGGTGACTGGGACATTAGCTTGGCATTCGTCATGGGTGGCGCGTTATTGGTCTTCGCTCCGTTTTATCACTTGGTCATTAAAAAGCGCGCTCAAGCCGTCAATGGCGAACCTTTAGATAGCAGTAATAATCCACTAATAGATAGAAAGTTGATCTTAGGTTCAACTGCCTTTGGTTTAGGCTGGGGGATTGCAGGCTTTTGCCCTGGCCCTGCAGTAACCAGCCTTAGTGGGGGTAGCCCAACGGTATGGCTGTTCGTCTTAAGCATGCTGGTGGGAATGTGGTTGGCGGGTCGTGCAAACAAGATCGGGTAG
- a CDS encoding endonuclease/exonuclease/phosphatase family protein: protein MKRLQNWIMIGCLFSSQAFGEPLTISSWNIEWLSTNEAVNKFSSKRNQADFDQLETYFKSLDADVIAFQEVDDVNAIQRIAGNQYKILMSDRSLPQNSHHQFKKVNQYTGFAVRKGTTLTDYADFPLETSANSKLRFASYMVVETDTKPIHMLSVHLKAGCSGAYKSNRDCSRLKDQAKQLNKWIQQRERRDEDYAILGDFNHNLSYSRDWMWKDMTQNTDAQLATRKTRADCKVRSNRNNHRTHQFRSVIDHIVVSKSLDASPAKQKVFETQDVLDYKLSDHCPVSTTIKL, encoded by the coding sequence ATGAAACGACTTCAAAACTGGATAATGATAGGCTGCTTATTCAGTAGCCAAGCATTTGGCGAACCTTTAACCATATCCAGTTGGAATATCGAATGGTTATCAACCAATGAGGCTGTGAATAAGTTTTCTTCCAAACGAAACCAAGCAGATTTCGATCAACTCGAAACGTACTTTAAATCCTTAGACGCGGATGTGATCGCTTTTCAAGAAGTCGATGATGTAAATGCCATTCAGCGCATCGCCGGCAATCAATACAAGATATTGATGTCTGACCGTTCATTACCCCAGAATAGTCACCATCAGTTCAAAAAAGTGAACCAGTACACTGGCTTCGCGGTTCGTAAAGGAACCACACTCACCGACTACGCTGACTTTCCTCTGGAAACTAGTGCTAACAGCAAGCTTAGATTCGCCAGTTATATGGTTGTGGAAACGGATACAAAACCAATTCACATGTTGTCAGTACACTTAAAGGCGGGTTGCAGCGGCGCGTACAAATCGAACCGTGACTGTTCAAGGCTCAAAGACCAAGCTAAACAACTGAATAAGTGGATACAGCAAAGAGAACGCAGAGATGAAGACTACGCGATTCTGGGCGATTTTAACCACAACCTCTCCTATTCAAGAGATTGGATGTGGAAAGATATGACGCAAAATACCGATGCTCAATTGGCAACAAGAAAAACTCGAGCAGATTGTAAGGTGCGCTCTAACCGCAATAACCATCGCACACACCAGTTCCGTTCTGTGATTGATCATATTGTAGTGAGCAAATCCTTAGATGCCTCTCCTGCTAAACAGAAGGTCTTTGAAACGCAAGATGTTCTGGACTATAAACTCAGTGACCATTGCCCAGTTTCAACGACTATCAAACTTTAG
- the nrdD gene encoding anaerobic ribonucleoside-triphosphate reductase → MKSIVIKRDGSRAPFSRDRIQAAVEAASDKADKEIAIYALNVALAVELKLEDYDEVHISEIQTMVENELMQGPYKSLARAYIEYRHDRDIAREKQSALTREIEGLIEESNVDLINENANKDGKVIPTQRDLLAGIVAKHYAKTHILPRDIVQAHECGDIHYHDLDYAPFFPMFNCMLIDLKGMLTHGFKMGNAEIDTPKSISTATAVTAQIIAQVASHIYGGTTINRIDEVLEPYVMASYEKHLSLAKEWDIHSPEAFAISRTEKECYDAFQSLEYEVNTLHTANGQTPFVTFGFGLGESWGSKLIQQSILKNRIAGLGKNRKTAVFPKLVFAIKDGLNHQKQDPNYDIKQLALECASKRMYPDILNYDKVVEVTGSFKTPMGCRSFLNTYEENGELIHEGRNNLGVVSLNLPRIAINAKQDMTKFYELLDEKLKLARRALETRISRLENVKARVAPILYMEGACGVRLKADDSIADIFKNGRASVSLGYIGIHEAMTALYGTDVHLYDDGEMRAKALELVEYMKREVESWTKETGYAFSLYGTPSENLCSRFCSIDTKEFGVIDGVTDRGYYTNSFHLDVQKKVNPYDKIDFEMPYPEISSGGFICYGEFPNMQKNIEALENVWDYSYTRVPYYGTNTPIDECYECGYNGEFDCTSKGFTCPKCGNHDSTKVSVTRRVCGYLGSPDARPFNFGKQEEVKRRVKHL, encoded by the coding sequence GTGAAATCAATCGTAATCAAGCGTGATGGCTCAAGAGCTCCATTCAGTAGAGATCGCATCCAAGCTGCAGTGGAAGCAGCATCAGACAAAGCCGATAAGGAAATTGCTATTTATGCACTGAATGTGGCATTAGCAGTTGAGTTGAAGCTCGAAGACTACGATGAAGTTCATATCTCTGAAATTCAAACTATGGTCGAGAACGAGCTAATGCAGGGACCATACAAGTCTCTGGCTCGTGCCTACATTGAATATCGTCATGACCGTGACATCGCACGTGAAAAGCAAAGCGCTTTAACTCGCGAGATCGAAGGTTTGATCGAAGAAAGCAATGTTGATCTGATCAATGAGAATGCCAACAAAGATGGCAAAGTTATCCCAACTCAGCGTGATTTGCTGGCGGGTATCGTGGCTAAGCATTATGCAAAAACTCACATTTTGCCGCGTGATATCGTACAAGCTCACGAGTGTGGTGACATTCACTACCACGATCTAGACTACGCACCGTTCTTCCCAATGTTTAACTGTATGCTTATCGATCTGAAAGGCATGTTAACGCATGGCTTCAAGATGGGTAACGCGGAAATCGACACACCTAAATCGATCTCTACGGCGACAGCGGTAACCGCACAGATCATCGCACAAGTAGCGAGCCACATTTACGGCGGTACAACGATTAACCGTATCGACGAGGTTCTAGAACCTTACGTAATGGCGAGTTACGAGAAGCACCTATCACTAGCGAAAGAGTGGGATATTCACAGCCCAGAAGCTTTTGCTATCTCTCGTACAGAGAAAGAGTGTTACGACGCGTTCCAATCTTTGGAATATGAAGTAAACACGCTGCACACAGCTAACGGGCAAACACCATTCGTGACGTTTGGTTTTGGTCTAGGCGAAAGCTGGGGTTCAAAACTGATCCAGCAATCTATCTTGAAAAACCGCATTGCAGGTTTGGGTAAGAACCGTAAAACAGCCGTGTTCCCTAAACTGGTATTTGCAATCAAAGATGGTTTGAACCACCAGAAGCAAGATCCAAACTACGACATCAAGCAATTAGCGCTTGAGTGTGCGTCTAAGCGTATGTACCCAGACATTCTTAACTACGACAAAGTGGTAGAAGTTACAGGGTCTTTCAAAACGCCTATGGGTTGCCGTAGCTTCTTGAATACTTACGAAGAAAATGGTGAGTTGATTCATGAAGGCCGTAACAACTTAGGTGTTGTTAGCTTGAACTTGCCACGTATTGCGATTAACGCAAAACAAGATATGACTAAGTTCTACGAACTGCTTGATGAAAAACTGAAGCTTGCTCGTCGTGCTCTAGAAACTCGTATCTCGCGTCTAGAAAACGTGAAAGCGCGTGTTGCGCCAATCCTATACATGGAAGGTGCCTGTGGCGTTCGTTTGAAAGCGGACGACTCTATTGCTGATATCTTCAAGAACGGCCGTGCGTCTGTTTCTCTTGGTTACATTGGTATCCACGAAGCAATGACAGCACTTTACGGCACAGATGTTCACCTGTATGACGATGGCGAAATGCGTGCTAAAGCGCTTGAGCTGGTGGAGTACATGAAGCGTGAAGTGGAATCTTGGACCAAAGAGACTGGTTACGCGTTCAGCCTATACGGCACACCAAGTGAAAACCTATGTAGCCGTTTCTGCAGCATCGACACCAAAGAATTTGGTGTGATTGATGGCGTAACAGACCGTGGTTACTACACAAACAGCTTCCACTTAGACGTGCAAAAGAAAGTGAACCCATACGACAAGATCGATTTTGAGATGCCTTATCCTGAAATCTCTAGCGGTGGTTTCATCTGTTACGGTGAATTCCCGAACATGCAGAAGAACATTGAAGCACTAGAAAACGTATGGGATTACAGCTACACACGTGTTCCTTACTACGGCACCAACACGCCGATTGATGAGTGTTACGAATGTGGTTACAACGGTGAGTTCGACTGTACAAGTAAGGGCTTTACATGTCCTAAGTGTGGCAACCACGACTCAACCAAAGTATCGGTAACACGCCGTGTTTGTGGTTACCTTGGTAGCCCAGATGCACGACCATTTAACTTCGGTAAACAAGAAGAAGTTAAACGCCGCGTGAAGCACCTTTAA
- the nrdG gene encoding anaerobic ribonucleoside-triphosphate reductase-activating protein translates to MNYHQYHPIDVVNGPGTRCTLFVSGCVHQCRGCYNQSTQRLDSGHLFTQELQDQIIADLQDPRIKRRGLSLSGGDPMHPANVSEVLKLVQRVKAECEGKDIWMWTGYELDELDDKQKEVLEYVDTLIDGRFEQDKADPMLDWRGSSNQIIHRFTDL, encoded by the coding sequence ATGAATTACCATCAATATCACCCAATCGACGTTGTAAACGGCCCAGGAACACGCTGCACTTTGTTTGTGTCGGGTTGTGTACACCAATGTCGCGGGTGCTATAACCAGTCGACACAAAGATTGGACTCTGGGCATTTGTTTACTCAAGAGCTACAAGACCAAATTATCGCAGATCTCCAGGATCCGCGGATCAAACGTCGTGGGTTATCGCTTTCTGGTGGTGATCCTATGCATCCTGCAAACGTGTCCGAAGTACTGAAGCTTGTTCAGCGTGTGAAAGCGGAGTGCGAAGGTAAAGACATCTGGATGTGGACAGGTTACGAACTCGATGAGCTTGATGATAAGCAGAAGGAAGTATTGGAATACGTTGATACCTTGATTGACGGTCGCTTCGAGCAAGATAAAGCGGACCCGATGTTGGATTGGCGTGGTAGTTCAAACCAAATCATCCATCGATTTACTGATTTATAA
- a CDS encoding MATE family efflux transporter: MPINFSHNHYRGNAMLSTYRHLDKEFWQKLLHIGLPVSLQTMLFSLLGVVDIFMVNQLGDSATAAVGVGNRIFFFNLIMVSGISGAVSVLASQHFGAGDFNGIRRTLAQSWALSIFAIMPFVFIYTLAPESVVSVVASDPDYVRLATDYLWITGASLIGTAVVVPLESALRSVGEAKLPTKISFWAIIVNAILNALLIFGLFGFPELGVVGAAIGTTVSRFFQTIALLVMAKRHYAHLFPTLSNWRDAILAKHRKKYFTIAIPLLVHDTAWAGGILIYNVIVGQMGVGELAIISLLSPVESILISAFLGFAVAASIILGNEIGAKNYQRVENTAWGYVLVSCGLSALLALMCFIAKPAIVYMIGLTHLELKDTAVNVTLVMALGMVLRVFNMVGIGGVLKSGGDINYSIFIDLFGQWAIGIPLAYFTALVLGWPLEWVLMIVLLEELAKIVLTSQRIHSKKWINNLIEEPDQVAA; the protein is encoded by the coding sequence ATGCCGATAAACTTCTCGCATAATCACTACCGGGGAAATGCGATGCTCTCGACATATCGTCATTTAGACAAAGAATTTTGGCAAAAACTATTACACATCGGTTTACCAGTCTCGTTGCAAACCATGTTGTTTTCACTGCTTGGCGTGGTCGATATCTTTATGGTCAATCAGCTTGGTGATTCTGCAACCGCCGCGGTTGGTGTTGGCAACCGTATCTTCTTCTTCAACTTGATCATGGTATCGGGGATTAGTGGAGCCGTGAGCGTGCTAGCTTCGCAACATTTTGGTGCCGGTGATTTCAACGGAATTCGACGTACACTAGCGCAATCATGGGCACTTTCGATCTTTGCCATCATGCCCTTTGTGTTCATTTATACATTGGCTCCTGAATCAGTCGTGTCTGTGGTGGCCTCAGACCCTGATTACGTCCGCTTGGCAACGGATTACCTTTGGATAACAGGAGCCAGCCTTATTGGTACCGCTGTAGTTGTGCCGCTAGAGAGTGCACTTCGTTCTGTGGGCGAAGCCAAGCTGCCCACCAAAATCAGTTTCTGGGCAATTATCGTCAATGCAATTCTCAACGCCCTATTGATCTTCGGCTTGTTTGGGTTTCCAGAACTGGGTGTGGTTGGTGCGGCTATTGGCACCACGGTATCTCGATTCTTTCAAACCATTGCATTGCTTGTTATGGCAAAGAGACACTACGCCCACCTATTTCCTACATTAAGCAATTGGCGAGATGCGATATTAGCGAAGCATAGAAAGAAGTACTTCACGATAGCCATACCTCTGTTGGTTCATGACACAGCATGGGCGGGCGGGATTCTTATTTACAACGTTATTGTTGGCCAAATGGGGGTTGGAGAGCTTGCTATCATTTCACTGCTATCGCCTGTTGAAAGCATTTTGATCTCTGCTTTTTTGGGGTTTGCGGTTGCGGCTTCCATCATTCTAGGTAACGAGATCGGTGCGAAGAACTATCAACGTGTCGAGAATACAGCTTGGGGCTATGTGTTAGTGAGTTGTGGGCTTTCTGCTTTACTGGCGTTAATGTGCTTTATCGCCAAACCCGCGATCGTATACATGATCGGTCTTACTCACTTAGAGCTCAAAGATACGGCCGTTAACGTTACCTTAGTAATGGCACTCGGTATGGTACTAAGAGTCTTCAATATGGTTGGTATAGGCGGAGTGCTAAAAAGTGGTGGAGACATCAACTACAGTATCTTCATCGACCTGTTTGGCCAATGGGCAATCGGAATTCCCCTCGCCTACTTTACTGCGTTGGTGTTGGGTTGGCCGCTAGAGTGGGTTTTGATGATTGTGCTGCTGGAAGAGCTAGCCAAAATAGTTCTGACCAGTCAGAGGATTCACTCTAAGAAATGGATCAACAACTTAATAGAAGAGCCAGATCAGGTCGCTGCTTGA
- a CDS encoding AraC family transcriptional regulator produces the protein MSDKQERYEISEKTHQEFVDQSHVLAFEELGIVQCGTASCRDFFSVYRKNQQKHMLLYTVRGKGWLESEGCRYILEPGSCITVPAGIENGFGIEEETWQIAWIFLSPDKQWDKVVSNEVSYTLSPAAEVVSSCIHTLLRSIALPIDLGGAIAIHSVAQIEFMINAPVPQQQSRNLIRLRRVFDNVQKQLHKEWNVHELASLFPCSEPHFHRLCQRYYSHSPMTHIMRMRMEYAARLLRSSDWSIQHIGEIVGYPNAANFSTRFKAWSGMTPRQFKQSAQ, from the coding sequence ATGAGTGATAAACAAGAAAGGTATGAGATCTCTGAAAAGACGCACCAAGAGTTTGTCGATCAAAGCCATGTATTGGCATTTGAAGAGCTCGGTATCGTTCAATGTGGGACGGCGTCGTGTCGAGACTTCTTTTCGGTGTATCGTAAGAACCAACAGAAACACATGCTGTTGTATACCGTGAGAGGAAAAGGTTGGTTAGAAAGTGAAGGGTGTCGCTACATTCTAGAGCCGGGTTCGTGCATTACTGTTCCAGCAGGCATAGAGAATGGCTTCGGAATTGAGGAAGAAACATGGCAAATCGCATGGATCTTTCTTTCGCCAGATAAGCAATGGGACAAAGTCGTGAGTAATGAAGTCAGCTACACGCTTTCGCCAGCAGCAGAAGTGGTGTCGTCTTGTATTCATACGTTGTTGAGAAGCATTGCCTTGCCCATAGATTTGGGAGGAGCGATTGCGATTCACAGTGTAGCCCAAATAGAGTTCATGATTAATGCGCCGGTTCCGCAGCAGCAATCACGAAATTTGATTCGCTTAAGGCGCGTATTCGACAACGTACAAAAACAGTTGCACAAAGAGTGGAATGTTCATGAACTCGCGAGCTTATTCCCGTGCTCAGAGCCACACTTCCATCGTTTGTGTCAGCGCTATTACTCACACAGCCCAATGACTCATATTATGCGTATGAGAATGGAATACGCTGCGCGGCTACTTAGATCGAGTGATTGGTCGATTCAACACATTGGTGAGATAGTAGGATATCCAAATGCCGCTAACTTTAGCACTCGGTTTAAAGCGTGGTCAGGAATGACACCAAGACAATTCAAACAAAGTGCACAATAG
- a CDS encoding amino acid aminotransferase, protein MFSHLPKPTLDPILSLSVAYRGDTRTDKVDLGIGVYKNDQGETPIMKAVSKAQDIVVETQKTKAYVGLAGCEEFNQSMVDLLLKGTSAIGRVAAIQTPGASGALRMLGDLMKVSQPDTTVWISNPSYVNHKPVMEAAGLKVRYYNYFSPETKQVDTAKMLADLSKAGPSDVVLLHGCCHNPTGADIDFEAWQEITKLSQKNGFLPFVDIAYQGFGDGLEEDAKGLQHMANNVEEMLITTSCSKNFGLYRERTGAAIVIGKNSEHVGNAKGKLLTLARSTYTMPPDHGAALVKTILQNQELTTIWKQELSEMQQRLLNLRKSLCDELRNTYNTSQFDFIESHKGMFSVLGFKETQMNQLREEYGVYGVGDGRINIAGLSESHIPYVAKAIANVSK, encoded by the coding sequence ATGTTTTCACATCTACCAAAACCAACTTTAGATCCAATTCTATCTCTGTCTGTCGCTTACCGCGGCGATACTCGTACTGATAAAGTCGACTTAGGCATTGGCGTTTACAAAAACGACCAAGGTGAAACACCGATTATGAAAGCCGTCTCTAAGGCTCAAGATATCGTTGTTGAAACACAGAAAACCAAAGCTTATGTTGGCCTAGCAGGCTGTGAAGAGTTTAACCAGAGCATGGTTGATCTGTTGCTTAAAGGGACTTCTGCAATAGGTCGCGTTGCTGCGATTCAAACACCGGGTGCAAGTGGTGCACTTCGCATGTTGGGTGACTTGATGAAAGTCTCTCAACCAGACACAACGGTTTGGATTTCAAACCCAAGCTACGTTAACCATAAACCGGTGATGGAAGCGGCGGGCTTAAAAGTTAGATACTACAATTACTTCAGTCCTGAAACGAAGCAAGTTGATACGGCTAAAATGTTGGCCGACCTTTCAAAAGCGGGTCCATCAGACGTGGTACTTCTTCACGGTTGCTGTCATAACCCAACGGGTGCTGACATTGATTTTGAAGCGTGGCAGGAAATTACTAAGTTATCGCAAAAGAATGGTTTCTTACCGTTTGTTGATATTGCCTACCAAGGCTTTGGTGATGGCCTAGAAGAAGACGCAAAAGGTCTTCAACATATGGCGAACAACGTAGAAGAGATGTTGATTACGACGTCATGTTCGAAAAACTTCGGTTTGTACCGTGAAAGAACGGGTGCCGCGATTGTTATCGGTAAGAACAGCGAACACGTAGGCAATGCTAAAGGTAAGCTACTGACACTGGCTCGTTCAACTTACACAATGCCGCCAGATCATGGTGCCGCGTTGGTTAAAACAATTCTTCAGAATCAAGAACTAACGACGATTTGGAAACAAGAGTTGAGTGAAATGCAGCAACGTTTGTTAAATCTGCGCAAAAGTTTATGTGACGAATTGCGAAATACTTACAACACGTCACAATTTGACTTCATCGAAAGCCATAAAGGCATGTTTAGTGTACTAGGCTTTAAAGAAACTCAAATGAATCAACTACGTGAAGAATATGGAGTCTATGGTGTTGGTGATGGACGCATCAATATCGCGGGCCTTTCTGAATCCCATATTCCTTATGTGGCTAAAGCGATAGCCAACGTTTCAAAATAG